The sequence gcccaaattaaatagttaggggcttaattgaaaggctaaaaagaagtttgggggtcaaattaaaattctgcaggatgagattataagtaattaagaaagttgagggaccaaattgtaataaggaaaagttcgggggcctaatgtcgatattgaaaggaatggaagtcgaggaagaagaagagaggaagagagatgtcGGGGGAGAGAGAGGAGCGGAGGAAGGAGGCTGGCGTCGGGGCCGTCGGTGGCCGCAGGCGGCCGGCAGCAGCGAGGAGGAAGATGGCCGAAGCTTCCTTGCCGCGGGCGCTTCCGGCGTCGGTGGTCGGCCGATCTTAgtgccgatcgactcctctcggccctcggctttgttttggcggcgGTGTCGACGGTGGCCGGAAgcgaagatccggtggagagagaaaatggaggcagccgaggtttttggatttttccggcgagctccggcgagctatggaagatcggaggacgtatcccgactctcctcagctcaagcttcgaaatggcaccagtttcgtggcgatcgggcttcgtttgcgaatcgacggtcgagatcgtccgcaaatctctccggataatcgggtgtcagatcgaaaaatcgaaagcggggatcgtcatcagcgcgtcgttgtgagtccgatggtgtgttcggatcgtcgatcggactccggcggctggaggcgagtcgaccgagcgatcgagcgtctcggtaattttctttggcccgttaattttagaaattcttggtttaattgtgtctattggattatattgagtatttgatgatatttgtgagtcaaaaataattgtctgtcagtttgcctgcctcgtattttgtctttgtgtgaggtcggaaatagtgaagtttggggacccgactcccgttgtttaaattgttggatatttggagtgtttttctggcaggtcctggactcgtttttacggggggtaatgttcgtgttgtaaggggggttctgccggattttcggtagaattctcctgagtcgagattcttagacagtcagtcctaggaatctagacctaggatctattgtaattgtttcatcgttttgataaattgttttccgtaaCTAGATTGTcagtttgttcggctcgctcctaccgaggcaccggagcagagctaggaggtcgccaaacctgtgagttaaagtcatttaatcattgcactattgctaagtctgattttaatatgctattttggaagtttatgtttaacatggttactaatatctcaacgtaattaattttactggattattaattattgacgataatatgagtattattatagtaatgttataataatttcaaatattatcagtttttcACCTGAGCTGCCTGatgttttactcttaattgttaatcattaatttgatatggttgaatgacttcattatacaatgatatttattaaatggatgattgtgtcttgggaaacgtggcttgtagaacatgccgcctgatgggttacatcaggaccgcgtgcgcaccggtaatgatcatggacatgtaataagattttcatgggtttgccctggtcgagcatggctctctgggctgatttgtgtaaattgccggaggtaaggtccctggtcgagcattgctctcggggcgccggcttatttggatacttaagtgaccagactggaggtaaggtccctggtcgagcattgctctcggggtgccagtcttattggattaagagagccaaaatggctgttagaatttggggttagggttctactgagccactcgtcccgtaaaagtaaaaatatatttttatttattcatttatttatttattatggtatgattataatatggattgtatttacttgcatggttgatatattaattcgaatgatcaatattttctgtgaagaaagtaatagggtatgattatagtatgattggtatttatgtgcatgatttgatatactgatttgaacaatctatgttttctgagaagaatgcaatagtttccagattatttgattttaactcactctagaccgagtctcatttcttatttttgattCGACTGTTAGTcctcccgcgactcttattcagtaacccgactccttcattatcgggtgatgtatttgatttggtatgtaaattggtaaatcttagattctccgcagtagtaattagtagatgtatcagttgtaaattttatgagtttcgggtcttgcctaatttttctggcagaccgaagtatttatgtagaatgtagctgttaagataaattgtggctttaataatattaatttgagatgagatttgtttaagtcagtgagtgtcaggcttactacgggtttcggtggccttacgcctacccattccctagtgccggtcacgggcccacgggtggggtcgtgacaatgaAAATGCCCCATCCTTTTATGCCAAAACATTATGTTGTCTTCAACCTTGTGTACAACAATTTGCTCTTCTTCAATCAAATTCAAGGTAAAGCTTTTGCCTTTCATTTAAACTTTGATCAATTCTTTGCCATCTGAATCTTTTATCATGCAACTTTTATCTTCAAAGAGAACTTTGTAGCCTTTCTCCAATAACTGACCAACACTCAACAAGTTTTGATCAATTTCGAGGACATAAAGAACATCATGAATCAGTTTTAAACCTGCACTCCCTTCAATTGCAATAGTTCACTTGCCTTCTACAGCTATCTTTGCTCCATTTCCAATTCTGACTTTGGTGCTGTAGGTTGTATCAAGATCTCtaaataattcttaatcaaaGGTCATGTGGTTTGTGCAACCACTATCAATCAACCAACTATCGATTGAGCTTGTAGTAGTAAAGCAAGATACTACAAACAGCTCCTCTTCATCAACTTCTTCAACTGCGGCCTTTGCTTTTCCTTGTTGTGAAGACTTACAGATCTTCTCCATATGTCCTAATTATCCACACTTATTGTATTTTACATCTGGCCTCCACCAACATTTCGCTTGTGGATGATTACTTTTCTTACAATAAGGACATGgtgaaaaattttaagaagtTTTGTTGTCATTATTATTGCTGAAACTCCATGGCTtgttcttcttgttcttgctaccataattattattttgagatTTGACTAGCAAAGCTCCTTCAATGGAACATTGTTGTCTCATAAGTCTTCCTCGTTCTTGAGCCTGAAGTGCACTCAACAATTCTGCCAAAGTGATGCTTGATAAATCTCTTGAGTTTTCGAGGGAAGTGATTGTGGCCTCATATTTTTCAGGAATTGTTACAAGAATTTTTTGGACAATTCTAGAATCGGAGAGATCAGTACCAAGAAGCCTTATTTTATTTGCAATGATGAGGAGCTTGTCTACATAGTCTTTGATCGTTTCTGAATCTTTTATCCTCTGCATCTCAAATTCTCGAACTAAATTCAGTGTTTGCATTCCTTTAATCCTCTCACTTCCTTCATACTCTTGCTTCAAGAAGTTTCATATTTcatatgttgttttcattgTCATTCTTCTTTTGAAAATAACAGAAGATACAGTTGTGAACAAGACTGATCTTACTTTGGATTTTCGAAGCCTCCTTTCTTTGTGGTTCTTCATTTGTGCAACAATAGGATTTTTGGCAAAGGGAAAACTTCATAGCCATCTTCAACAGTTTCCCATAAATCATTGGCATTAAGATATGCTTCCATTTTGACAGCTCacatttgataattaattccATCAAATATAGGTGGTGAAATGGCAG is a genomic window of Ricinus communis isolate WT05 ecotype wild-type chromosome 2, ASM1957865v1, whole genome shotgun sequence containing:
- the LOC107261801 gene encoding uncharacterized protein LOC107261801, which codes for MQTLNLVREFEMQRIKDSETIKDYVDKLLIIANKIRLLGTDLSDSRIVQKILVTIPEKYEATITSLENSRDLSSITLAELLSALQAQERGRLMRQQCSIEGALLVKSQNNNYGSKNKKNKPWSFSNNNDNKTS